Proteins encoded together in one Lathyrus oleraceus cultivar Zhongwan6 chromosome 5, CAAS_Psat_ZW6_1.0, whole genome shotgun sequence window:
- the LOC127079070 gene encoding uncharacterized protein LOC127079070 yields the protein MMLSEKKNQLGQTEIDFLGMHFSQGKYQPQPHIARELLNFLDENLKIKQIQQFLGIITYIKDFLLRPTKYTNPVSQLLKKKPPPWGTKQAEVVKALKKITQTPHALKIPENGKRILQTGANDHYWGAVLVEELEGKNNYCSHASGQFTEAEKHYHTTYKEALTVKMGIQKFNFHLRGYQFLVQMDNSSFPKILKFKNKMPSDP from the coding sequence ATGATGCTCTCTGAAAAGAAAAACCAATTGGGCCAAACAGAAATTGATTTTTTAGGGATGCATTTCTCCCAAGGGAAATATCAACCCCAACCTCATATTGCTCGAGAGTTGCTAAACTTTCTAGATGAAAATCTTAAGATCAAGCAAATTCAACAATTTCTTGGTATTATCACTTATATCAAAGATTTTCTACTAAGACCTACAAAGTATACCAACCCTGTGTCCCAATTACTCAAGAAAAAGCCACCACCATGGGGGACAAAGCAAGCTGAAGTTGTTAAGGCTTTAAAAAAGATCACACAAACTCCTCATGCCCTGAAAATCCCTGAGAATGGCAAAAGAATTCTGCAGACCGGTGCCAATGATCACTATTGGGGAGCAGTCTTGGTAGAAGAACTTGAAGGAAAAAATAACTATTGTAGTCATGCGAGTGGCCAATTTACAGAAGCTGAAAAACACTATCACACCACCTACAAGGAAGCTCTCACCGTAAAAATGGGAATCCAAAAGTTTAACTTCCACTTAAGAGGTTACCAGTTTTTAGTCCAGATGGATAA